A single region of the Bacteroides luhongzhouii genome encodes:
- a CDS encoding carbohydrate-binding family 9-like protein, with product MKVKKISAANVEACSLPKLFDEEKIDFQPIHCVNWAEYPYKPKVNFRIAHTQNSILLHFKVKEESVRAKYGEDNGSVWTDSCVEFFSIPAGDGIYYNIECNCIGTILVGAGPVRNNREHAPKEVTALVQRWSSLGNQPFAERVEETDWEVALIIPYAVFFKHQIESLDEKEIKANFYKCGDELQTPHFLSWNPIEIDQPDFHRPDFFGTLEFE from the coding sequence ATGAAAGTAAAGAAAATTAGTGCGGCTAACGTGGAGGCTTGTTCGCTTCCTAAATTATTCGATGAAGAAAAAATAGATTTTCAGCCGATTCACTGTGTCAATTGGGCTGAATATCCATACAAACCCAAAGTGAACTTTCGCATTGCTCACACGCAGAACTCAATTTTGCTACACTTTAAAGTGAAAGAGGAGAGTGTACGTGCCAAGTACGGTGAAGATAACGGTTCTGTATGGACTGATTCCTGTGTAGAATTCTTTTCTATACCTGCAGGCGACGGGATCTATTATAATATAGAATGTAATTGCATCGGAACTATTCTGGTGGGTGCCGGCCCAGTTCGTAACAACCGGGAACATGCGCCGAAAGAAGTGACTGCTCTTGTGCAACGTTGGTCTAGTCTGGGTAATCAGCCTTTTGCGGAACGTGTCGAGGAGACAGACTGGGAAGTTGCTCTCATCATTCCGTATGCTGTATTCTTTAAGCATCAGATTGAATCACTCGATGAAAAGGAGATAAAAGCTAATTTCTATAAGTGTGGTGATGAGTTGCAGACTCCTCATTTCCTTTCATGGAATCCGATAGAGATTGACCAACCGGATTTCCACCGCCCCGATTTCTTCGGTACTTTGGAATTTGAATGA
- a CDS encoding efflux transporter outer membrane subunit, translated as MKKQILYMLCATALLSSCHIYKSYDRPEDITTSGLYRDPVAENDTLASDTTNFGNLPWREVFTDPQLQSLIEAGLNQNTDLLSAAQNVKAAEASLMSARLAYAPSLGLSPQGTISSFDKNAATKTYSLPVTASWQVDLFGQLLNSKRNAQVTLKQMKAYRQAVQTQVVSNIANMYYTLMMLDRQLEITKATAEILKQNAETMEAMKNSAMYNINSAGVEQSKAAYAQVLATIPDIEQSIRETENALSTFLGEAPHAIKRGVLEAQVLPTELSAGIPIQLLSNRPDVKAAEMSLASCYYNTNSARAAFYPQITLSGSAGWTNSAGSAIINPGKLLASAIGSLTQPLFYRGQNIARLKAAKAQEEQAKLSFQQTLLNAGSEVSNALSLYQKTCEKVESRQMQVESAKKASEDTKELFNLGTSTYLEVLSAQQSYLSAQISQVSDCFDQMQAVVSLYQALGGGREE; from the coding sequence ACATCTATAAGTCGTATGACAGACCCGAAGACATTACTACTTCCGGCCTGTATCGCGATCCGGTAGCGGAGAATGATACGCTGGCTTCGGATACAACCAACTTCGGTAATCTGCCGTGGAGAGAAGTCTTCACCGACCCACAACTCCAGTCTCTCATCGAAGCGGGACTGAACCAAAATACTGACCTCTTGTCCGCTGCACAGAATGTAAAAGCGGCAGAAGCGTCCCTGATGTCAGCTCGTCTGGCTTATGCCCCGTCACTAGGATTGTCTCCGCAGGGAACTATCAGCAGCTTCGACAAGAACGCAGCTACCAAAACTTACTCACTGCCTGTTACAGCTAGCTGGCAGGTCGATTTATTCGGTCAGTTGCTAAACTCTAAACGAAATGCGCAAGTTACACTGAAGCAAATGAAAGCTTACCGCCAGGCAGTACAAACACAAGTTGTCTCTAACATCGCCAATATGTATTATACATTAATGATGTTGGACCGCCAACTGGAAATAACCAAAGCCACGGCTGAAATTCTGAAACAGAATGCCGAGACAATGGAAGCAATGAAAAACTCTGCTATGTACAATATCAATTCGGCAGGCGTAGAACAGAGCAAAGCTGCTTATGCGCAAGTACTTGCCACTATTCCGGACATTGAACAAAGCATCCGTGAGACAGAAAATGCCCTGTCCACTTTCCTCGGAGAAGCTCCCCATGCCATCAAACGTGGTGTATTGGAAGCACAAGTACTTCCGACGGAACTTTCCGCAGGGATACCCATTCAATTGCTATCCAACCGTCCGGACGTGAAAGCAGCCGAAATGTCACTGGCAAGCTGCTATTACAATACAAATTCGGCACGTGCTGCATTCTATCCGCAAATCACGCTCAGCGGCTCCGCCGGATGGACAAACAGCGCCGGAAGTGCGATTATAAATCCGGGTAAGTTGTTGGCTTCTGCCATTGGTTCACTTACGCAGCCTCTATTCTACCGGGGTCAGAACATAGCCCGGCTGAAAGCTGCAAAAGCACAGGAAGAACAAGCTAAACTTTCCTTCCAGCAAACACTTTTAAACGCCGGAAGCGAAGTCAGCAATGCGCTAAGTTTGTACCAAAAAACCTGTGAAAAAGTAGAATCTCGCCAAATGCAGGTAGAATCTGCTAAAAAAGCTTCGGAAGATACAAAAGAATTGTTTAACTTAGGGACCTCAACCTACCTGGAAGTACTATCGGCACAACAGTCTTACCTGAGCGCACAAATCTCTCAGGTTTCCGATTGCTTCGATCAGATGCAGGCCGTAGTAAGCCTTTACCAGGCATTGGGTGGTGGAAGAGAAGAATAA
- the lpxA gene encoding acyl-ACP--UDP-N-acetylglucosamine O-acyltransferase — MISPLAYVDPEAKLGKNVTVQPFAYIEKNVEIGDDCVIMSYASILQGTKMGKGNKVHQNAVLGAEPQDFHYTGEKSSLIIGDNNDIRENVVISRATFAGNATKIGNGNYLMDKVHLCHDVQISNNCVVGIGTTIAGECTLDDCVILSGNVTLHQYCHIGSWTLVQSGCRISKDVPPYVIMSGNPVAYHGVNAVVLSQHHNTSERILRHIANAYRLIYQGNFSIQDAVQKIIDQVPMSEEIENIVNFVKSSERGIVK; from the coding sequence ATGATTAGTCCGTTAGCTTACGTAGATCCCGAAGCAAAGCTGGGTAAGAATGTAACAGTTCAGCCTTTTGCCTACATTGAAAAGAATGTAGAAATCGGGGATGACTGCGTCATCATGTCTTACGCTAGTATCTTGCAAGGTACTAAAATGGGAAAAGGAAACAAGGTACATCAGAATGCTGTTCTCGGAGCGGAACCACAAGATTTCCACTATACTGGAGAAAAAAGCAGCCTGATTATCGGAGATAATAACGATATTCGTGAGAATGTAGTAATCAGCCGCGCTACATTTGCCGGCAATGCTACCAAAATCGGAAACGGAAACTATCTGATGGACAAGGTACATCTTTGCCATGACGTACAAATCAGCAATAACTGTGTGGTAGGTATCGGCACCACTATTGCAGGAGAATGTACATTGGATGACTGCGTTATTCTAAGTGGAAACGTTACCCTACATCAATATTGTCACATAGGAAGTTGGACACTGGTACAAAGCGGATGCCGTATATCTAAAGATGTACCTCCATACGTTATCATGTCAGGAAATCCGGTGGCATATCACGGTGTGAACGCCGTAGTTCTTTCCCAACATCATAATACATCGGAAAGAATCCTTCGTCACATCGCTAATGCATACCGTTTGATTTATCAGGGTAATTTCAGCATTCAAGATGCCGTACAGAAGATTATTGATCAAGTTCCTATGAGTGAAGAAATCGAGAATATTGTCAATTTCGTAAAGAGCTCGGAAAGAGGTATTGTGAAATAA